A region from the Prochlorococcus sp. MIT 0603 genome encodes:
- a CDS encoding photosystem II reaction center protein J translates to MSAKLKGPDGRLPDRLPDGRPAVSWERRWTEGQLPLWLVATAGGIAVIFVLGIFFYGSYTGVGSA, encoded by the coding sequence ATGAGCGCTAAATTAAAGGGGCCTGATGGTCGCCTTCCTGACAGGCTCCCTGATGGCCGCCCAGCAGTTTCTTGGGAGCGCCGTTGGACAGAGGGGCAATTACCATTGTGGTTAGTAGCAACTGCAGGGGGAATTGCAGTGATCTTTGTATTAGGGATCTTCTTCTATGGTTCTTATACTGGTGTTGGTTCTGCCTAA
- a CDS encoding CCA tRNA nucleotidyltransferase yields MRTRENRELKNNLPGVLKDLLKDLVTAADLAGIQRIALVGGIVRDHIIALTQNKSIEKIHDVDLVVEGSAEILAKNIKSLLGDSRVDIIRLNPDFQTVELKIDDVSFDIARARIENYLILADNPEIEPSSIEKDLLRRDFTINSMAFDLRHNKLIDLFEGSDSILRGEIKFLHHKSVAEDPTRIIRAARYSARLNFDLSKESLHQITSTIKTWPWLSVLENSSKNTPPALAKRLEMELRLLLEKEENWEKGIELLQQWGALILLDENIQNDNQWKRRVHWAVRLGINPLTAFIAGAANPLHIATRLQIPECQKNFLLESSQITKHFHSLNMSNTIQKWGAARWCNEIESSNWKKESIGIAICLGIPVWKPLLRWWAKWSLVKAKTSAKDLLANGWPEGPLLGKELKRLRDIELEKY; encoded by the coding sequence ATGAGGACCCGTGAAAATCGGGAGTTAAAAAATAATCTTCCAGGTGTACTTAAGGATCTTTTGAAAGATTTAGTTACAGCTGCAGATTTAGCTGGAATCCAAAGAATTGCCTTAGTTGGCGGGATTGTTCGTGATCATATTATTGCTCTAACTCAAAACAAATCAATCGAGAAAATTCATGATGTAGATCTTGTCGTGGAAGGCTCTGCAGAAATTCTTGCAAAAAATATAAAAAGCCTTCTTGGTGATTCCAGAGTCGATATCATTCGTTTAAATCCAGATTTTCAAACAGTTGAATTAAAAATTGATGATGTTTCCTTTGATATTGCGAGAGCAAGAATAGAGAATTATCTAATACTTGCAGATAATCCCGAAATAGAGCCCAGTTCTATTGAGAAAGATTTATTAAGACGCGATTTCACAATTAATTCTATGGCATTCGATCTTAGGCATAATAAACTAATAGACCTATTTGAAGGGAGCGATTCAATATTAAGGGGGGAAATTAAATTTCTACACCATAAAAGTGTTGCAGAAGATCCAACCAGAATAATTAGAGCTGCACGTTATTCAGCAAGACTAAATTTTGACCTCTCTAAAGAATCATTACACCAAATAACCTCTACAATCAAGACATGGCCTTGGTTGTCTGTACTTGAAAATTCAAGTAAGAATACTCCTCCAGCTCTCGCCAAAAGGCTTGAGATGGAGCTTAGACTTTTATTAGAGAAAGAAGAGAATTGGGAAAAAGGCATTGAACTATTGCAGCAATGGGGTGCATTAATATTGCTTGACGAAAATATTCAAAATGATAATCAATGGAAACGGAGAGTTCACTGGGCAGTTCGATTGGGAATCAATCCCTTAACTGCATTTATTGCAGGGGCAGCAAATCCATTACATATAGCAACGAGATTACAAATACCAGAATGCCAGAAAAACTTTTTACTTGAAAGTTCTCAAATTACCAAGCACTTTCATTCGCTAAACATGTCAAACACAATTCAAAAATGGGGAGCAGCAAGATGGTGTAATGAGATTGAATCTTCTAATTGGAAAAAGGAATCTATAGGTATTGCAATATGCTTAGGCATACCAGTTTGGAAGCCTTTATTACGATGGTGGGCTAAATGGAGTCTAGTCAAAGCAAAAACATCAGCAAAAGATCTTCTTGCAAATGGATGGCCAGAAGGTCCACTTTTAGGAAAAGAATTAAAAAGGCTTAGAGATATAGAACTTGAAAAATATTGA
- the mtnP gene encoding S-methyl-5'-thioadenosine phosphorylase, which yields MINQHLPSEIQEQDNDFCFLTNARLGILGGSGLYSIDGLENIKEIVIETPYGKPSDSLRIGDLGGMEVVFLARHGRDHTYTPTEVPYRANIWALRSLNVRWILSPSAVGSLQEQVRPLDMVIPDQFIDRTHQRPLTFFGEGAVAHVTMADPFCPTLSRLLAEEGELLMPEARQLHKGGTYLAMEGPAFSTRAESQLYRSWGCNVIGMTNHTEARLAREAEIAYTSLSMVTDYDCWHEAFGNVSVDMVIDNLYANAKVAKNIVEAMAKRISSLRPKSEAHKALKNSLMTSKDKVSEKTRKKINLFTENYWGKFNK from the coding sequence ATGATCAATCAACATTTACCTTCAGAAATTCAGGAACAAGATAATGATTTTTGTTTCTTAACGAATGCAAGGCTAGGAATTTTGGGGGGAAGTGGGCTCTATTCAATAGATGGTCTTGAAAATATCAAGGAGATAGTCATAGAAACACCTTATGGAAAACCTTCTGACAGTTTGCGCATAGGTGATTTAGGAGGAATGGAAGTCGTTTTCTTAGCTCGGCATGGAAGAGATCACACATATACTCCAACAGAAGTCCCCTATAGAGCAAATATTTGGGCATTACGTTCACTCAATGTTCGATGGATACTTTCTCCATCAGCAGTGGGATCGCTACAAGAACAAGTCCGGCCTTTAGATATGGTTATACCTGATCAATTTATTGATAGAACACATCAAAGGCCATTAACTTTCTTTGGTGAAGGTGCTGTTGCTCATGTCACAATGGCAGACCCATTTTGCCCAACACTTTCAAGATTACTTGCGGAAGAAGGAGAATTGCTAATGCCTGAAGCTCGTCAGCTGCATAAAGGTGGAACATATCTTGCTATGGAAGGGCCTGCATTCTCGACTCGTGCCGAATCACAACTGTATAGAAGTTGGGGATGCAACGTCATAGGTATGACAAATCATACTGAAGCACGATTAGCTAGAGAAGCTGAAATAGCATATACATCATTATCTATGGTTACAGACTATGATTGCTGGCATGAAGCCTTTGGAAATGTAAGTGTAGATATGGTTATAGATAACCTTTATGCAAATGCAAAAGTTGCAAAAAATATAGTAGAAGCTATGGCTAAACGCATCTCATCCTTAAGACCTAAAAGCGAAGCTCATAAAGCTTTAAAAAACAGCCTAATGACTTCTAAAGATAAAGTCTCAGAAAAAACACGCAAAAAAATTAACTTATTTACAGAAAATTACTGGGGTAAATTCAATAAATAA
- the selD gene encoding selenide, water dikinase SelD — MLIDHLVLAGGGHTHALILQRWIMNPHLRPKCLITLINRDSSTIYSGMFPGLVSGLYQFDEVAIDLRKLADRAGVSFILGEINSLDLYEKKLVLNNRPSIAFSLLSLDVGSETNLDKCNSEIRNNNLVMPIKPFLKAYEWIKQFDDESLMRSYESFTVIGSGLAAFEISFALRNRWPSRKLRLQAFPKKLNKRLKKSLDLANIHLINPKEVLSGPAIICTGSKAPHWLQRSGLKVNNFGRVQTSSAFVTSFGPNVLAAGDCAALCNNHPPPSGVWAVKAARPLAKNIEASLRGSLMMPWQPQKLALKLVGAQSTLTAARAFLIWGPFLIGPHSCFWQLKKTIDISFIRKFQKTSIMKDQAYNKLACRGCAAKVAYQTLTAALKESELSELSDNPVDAALIDSSQEGLSWLQSVDGFPALISDPWLNARLTTLHSCSDLWARGASVSSAQAVITLPAADGSLQKEILTQCLLGIQSVLGPQGAKLIGGHTFESRSGLDENIAMGIELSLSMNGLLPKNRKLWGKCGLQPGDDILISRAIGSGVVFAAAMQGSLPSRYVDSALLELSQSQDCLVDSLQEKTSNSSGIHACTDITGFGLLGHLGEMIQVTNKRNSAQNLPLIKINLFASSIPSFQGAMSLLKSGYESSLSPANSHYLALLNPNNQLPACINLVPDASSSDVGDLNVVKKLLIDPQTCGPLVISCQSDLAEELMYESNYWYRIGFVTSLI, encoded by the coding sequence ATGTTGATTGATCATCTTGTTTTAGCAGGAGGTGGTCATACCCATGCACTTATTCTGCAGCGTTGGATAATGAATCCCCATTTAAGACCAAAGTGTTTAATCACTTTGATAAATAGAGATAGTTCAACGATTTATTCTGGTATGTTCCCTGGACTTGTTTCGGGCTTGTATCAGTTTGATGAGGTAGCAATAGATTTAAGGAAATTGGCAGATAGAGCAGGGGTTTCTTTTATTCTAGGTGAAATTAATTCTCTAGACCTTTATGAAAAGAAATTGGTGTTAAATAATCGTCCTTCTATAGCTTTTTCATTATTAAGCCTTGATGTTGGTTCTGAAACTAATCTCGATAAATGCAATTCTGAAATTAGAAATAACAACCTTGTGATGCCTATCAAGCCTTTTTTAAAAGCTTATGAATGGATAAAGCAGTTTGATGATGAGTCTTTAATGCGAAGCTATGAGTCATTTACTGTTATTGGATCAGGCCTTGCTGCGTTTGAGATTTCATTTGCATTGAGAAATAGATGGCCTTCAAGAAAATTAAGATTGCAGGCTTTTCCTAAGAAATTAAATAAACGTTTGAAGAAATCATTGGATTTAGCAAATATTCATTTGATAAATCCTAAAGAGGTATTATCTGGACCTGCCATAATTTGCACAGGAAGTAAAGCCCCACACTGGCTTCAGCGCAGTGGCCTTAAGGTAAATAATTTTGGAAGAGTTCAAACTTCTTCCGCCTTCGTTACATCTTTTGGCCCAAATGTTTTGGCAGCTGGTGATTGTGCTGCGCTATGCAATAACCATCCTCCCCCATCGGGTGTTTGGGCGGTTAAGGCTGCAAGGCCTTTGGCAAAGAACATTGAAGCTTCTTTGCGCGGAAGTTTAATGATGCCTTGGCAGCCTCAAAAATTAGCTTTGAAATTAGTTGGTGCGCAAAGCACTTTGACTGCAGCTAGAGCATTCTTGATTTGGGGACCTTTTTTGATAGGACCTCACTCCTGCTTTTGGCAATTAAAGAAAACTATAGATATTAGTTTCATTAGAAAGTTTCAGAAGACTTCAATTATGAAAGATCAGGCTTATAACAAATTGGCCTGTAGAGGTTGTGCTGCAAAAGTTGCTTATCAAACTTTGACAGCAGCTTTAAAAGAATCCGAGCTTTCTGAGTTATCCGATAATCCAGTAGATGCTGCCTTAATTGATTCTTCTCAAGAAGGACTCTCATGGCTACAAAGTGTTGATGGTTTCCCTGCTTTGATTAGTGACCCTTGGTTGAATGCTCGCCTTACAACATTGCATTCTTGTTCTGATTTATGGGCAAGAGGTGCTTCTGTTTCCTCTGCACAAGCTGTGATTACACTTCCAGCTGCTGATGGCTCTTTACAGAAAGAAATTTTGACCCAATGTCTATTAGGTATTCAGTCCGTTTTAGGCCCTCAAGGCGCCAAGCTGATAGGAGGACATACGTTTGAATCAAGATCCGGTTTAGATGAAAATATTGCTATGGGAATCGAATTGTCTCTTTCTATGAATGGATTGCTTCCTAAGAATCGTAAGCTTTGGGGAAAGTGTGGATTGCAACCTGGTGATGACATTCTTATTAGTAGAGCAATTGGTAGTGGTGTTGTTTTTGCTGCAGCAATGCAAGGATCATTACCTTCTAGATACGTTGACAGTGCATTGCTAGAACTTTCTCAGAGTCAAGATTGCCTAGTAGATAGCTTGCAGGAAAAAACGTCAAATAGTTCTGGGATTCACGCTTGTACCGATATCACTGGCTTTGGTTTGCTTGGACATTTAGGTGAAATGATTCAAGTAACAAATAAAAGAAATTCTGCGCAAAACTTGCCTTTAATTAAAATAAACCTTTTCGCTAGTTCAATACCAAGTTTTCAAGGAGCAATGAGTCTCCTTAAGTCAGGTTATGAAAGCTCTCTTTCTCCTGCAAATAGCCATTACTTGGCTTTGCTAAATCCAAATAACCAACTTCCTGCTTGTATAAATCTTGTTCCTGATGCAAGTTCATCTGACGTTGGGGATCTGAATGTTGTAAAGAAGTTATTGATAGACCCTCAAACATGCGGCCCATTAGTGATCTCTTGTCAATCTGATTTGGCCGAGGAACTGATGTATGAGTCTAATTATTGGTATCGAATTGGCTTTGTTACCTCCTTGATTTAG
- the psbF gene encoding cytochrome b559 subunit beta, protein MTNSSSPLQAVEVRTYPIFTVRWLAVHALAIPTVFFLGAIAAMQFIRR, encoded by the coding sequence ATGACAAACTCTTCTTCTCCTTTACAGGCTGTTGAAGTCCGCACCTATCCAATATTTACGGTGCGTTGGCTTGCAGTTCATGCATTGGCAATCCCAACAGTATTTTTCTTGGGTGCTATTGCAGCAATGCAGTTCATCCGTCGTTGA
- a CDS encoding photosystem II reaction center protein L, whose product MQVNPNPNKLSVELNRTSLYLGLLLVFVLGILFSSYFFN is encoded by the coding sequence ATGCAAGTTAATCCAAATCCAAACAAGCTTTCGGTTGAGCTGAACCGAACAAGCCTTTATTTAGGGCTTTTGCTTGTTTTTGTTCTAGGGATTTTGTTCTCAAGCTATTTCTTTAATTAA
- the psbE gene encoding cytochrome b559 subunit alpha, whose protein sequence is MAAGSTGERPFFEIITSVRYWIIHAVTLPAIFIAGFLFVSTGLAYDAFGTPRPDTYFQASETKAPVVSQRFESKAQLDLRLK, encoded by the coding sequence ATGGCTGCCGGCTCCACCGGGGAACGCCCGTTTTTTGAGATCATCACCAGTGTCCGTTATTGGATTATCCATGCCGTGACTCTGCCAGCGATCTTTATTGCAGGATTTTTATTTGTATCTACAGGCCTTGCCTATGATGCATTTGGAACTCCTAGACCAGACACCTATTTTCAGGCTTCTGAAACTAAGGCTCCAGTAGTGTCACAACGCTTTGAATCCAAAGCTCAACTTGACCTGCGCCTGAAATAA